A segment of the Polyodon spathula isolate WHYD16114869_AA chromosome 14, ASM1765450v1, whole genome shotgun sequence genome:
CGGAGGCCGAGGGCTTGGCACAGTGGTCCTGGTTCTCCCCGACGCAGGCGGCATACGCCATAGCATGAGCGATGTAGTTCTGCTCCTGGACGCCGTGGAAGAGGTGAGCCATGGGGCCACGAGCAAAGATGGCCACGTCCTCCCCTCCGTGGGTCTCCTTGTCCAGGAGCACCGAAGACTGCTGGACGTAATCCTTGGAGGCTGAGAAAGTAAGGAAACGTAGTGTTGGATCTCATTTCCGACCAATGGAAACACTTATCCATGTTGGAGACCAGGATTTGGGAATGGAAACTCATATTTACCGGCTTCTTACTGGGCACGCCAGCCCGCCGGTGTATAGAAATCAGTTACAGCAAATAGGATCTTTGACAACAAACAGCTGGCTTTAGTCAATGGATGCTGCATTCTCTGGGAAATCCGTCAGCACCCATTCAAACTACATCTGGGGAAAGAGAAGCATGGTGTGCGCACCACAGAGAGTTGCACTCGGGGGATCTTTTTGTTTTGCCTGTCCAGTAATCTCTGTTCATTAAGTGACTCCCAGTAAGTGGTTCATGACATTACCTGTATCAACTTTGCGGATATCGGGCCTGGCATTATTGATGATCTTAAACCCAGGACCATTTCCATAAAGCAGGGTTGTATACGGCAGGAAGTCCTTACCATACACTGGGGATTTTCCTGCAGGCGACACAAGATTAAGACCCAAGTCATTGCAGCAGCATTAATGTTACCCTACACTTGTGTTACTGTGGCTCTGTTCTCATTCTGTAATGCCCAAGCCACACTCCCACAAGACAGCACAGGCCACGTATCAAagacacagcacactgcagtTTGAATAGTATTCCATAGGCCCCAAATTCCATCcactggaatgctggtccaggCCATAGGCTGCAGATGAGAGATTAGTATTTAATTTGAATGTAATTAAACCTTCACTGTTTGGGAGTGAATTAATCAGGAGACATATTAATGAGGTAAACAGCAAAGCAGTCATTACAGAGAAAATTAATATCAGGGTGGATCTGCAGATAATTATTGTGATGATAATTGCATTGAGATTAATATTATGTTGTTTGGaaactctctctccccctcactttagttatctacatacacacagtatGAACAATTGAATTTATCAACACAACACAAAGTAATATATTGATAAGAGCTTTAGGATGTCCATTTTCTGTCAGTCTGCTGCCTCAGCAATGTGCTTTTGCTCTATTCCCTGAATAAAGAAGTGGTCCAGCATGGTTCTTTATTCTGTTGCCGGATCTTTGATAGCTACTATGGGTACTTTGTAACACTCAGCCTTCCCTGTCACATACCCACTCGTGTTAGCAGGTGCTATCATGCTGTAATACATGAGCAAAGGGCTAgaggttgttttttaaatcagctttCCATGTAAACGTAACTCTAATTAGTATTACACTACAATGCAGAGTGGAGGGCATTAGGGTTTAGGATTTACAGTTCAGGTTTCTCAAGGCAGTGCATGTGcagcacagtattaaacacacaaacgATCTGCTGCTGAATGCTAGGGCAGATAAGCCCTATGGTTAGAGCCAAGGACTAGGAGCTGGGACTCgggtcttttttttctgaatgccaGATAAGACACAGAGTTGCTGTGCAAATGTCGGGGCGAGCCACTTGACCTCAGTCGAGATGCAATAATTCAAACGTTGTGTTCACATTAAAGAGAGCTTGTCTGCATGTTTGTTTAAAAGATTGGGAATGTACACCTAGAAATCTTTCTGTTGTCCTATGATTAGGTACTATATATGCTTGTTCCAATGCCGGCTGGTTTTAACCAAGCTGGAGAGGTGTGCATTGCAGAATTGCAGTTGAATATTGACATGCATTCGATACAGTGTGAATGCAAAGCTTGGTCCTCCCGAGCGGTTACCCAGGATGGGGTTTCCTCTGAAGGGGAACCCGTTGAAGGTGAAGGAGTGCGAGTGGTCTGCGGTGACGATGGTCAGTGTGTCCTCCTCTGCGGTCAGCTCCAGTGCCCGCTCCACGGCCTTGTCCAGCATCACCGTCTCATGCAGCGCCATGGCGGCACGGCTGGCATGGTGCCCCTGGTCGATCTTCCCACCTGTTGGCAATGCATGCACATGCCATGAACATGTGTAGGACACATCAAGAATGCTCAAACAACCGATGTCATACTACGGAATGGACAGTGGAAAACATTCACCTGTGTATGTTCTCTCGTTCGTCCCCTAAATGTCACCTTGTGCACTAAACTTTAATCATCCATAAAGGAAGCCAGTGTGTTCCAATTTGACCCCTCACAGCAATCATTTACTGGAGATAAACCATACAATAAACCCCAACCAGTAGATCACATCTGTTTTCGTGTTTTTTAACTAGAGAATGAACCAATTTCCAGTGAGAAGGCACTGTCATTCTCCTCCTACCTTCCACCAGTAAGAAGAATCCATTGGGGTTCTTCTGCAGAATCCTAATGGCTTTTTCAGCCATCTCCACCAGGGAAGGGTCTGTGGTGGGTTCTCTCTCCAGCTCGAATCTCAAATCCCCGGGTTCAAAAAGGGctacaaacaaatacacagattTTATATGTATGTAGCACATTGTCACTTGAGACAGCCAGCATTGTGACTCCTAGAATAGTTATTTAATCTGTAGTTATTTGTACCACCCAGTGGTGGAAGTTGATTAGTTTAAACAGATTTCCTAAACGTCACTTACCGAGAAGGTAATCTGTGGTGTTTGTGTCCACATCGTCAAATTCTTTCTTGTTCCAAACATAGTGTGCCACCTGTCCCAGTGCCAACACAACAGATCTTCACTCATTCAGAAATAAGAACACTGCCCTAAGATAgctaattaaaatacatgttagaatattagattagtttacaGGACTTCCTATACTGTAAGAGCAGTCTACTGAATTGAGTTATCATTCCTAAGCCTGTGCACAGGTCTACAGCGAAAAAATAGACGTCAAGCTTGTAAAGAACAAAAGCCCCATATTGAAGACTTCTGATTTCTAACACCACAGTTCAACATcattacataagaaaataagaacatttacaaatgagaggatgcCATTCGTCCCATCAGGGCTTGTCACTCTCTTAAAAGCTGATTGGTCTCAGAACTTTTTCAAgttaggtcttaaaggatccGAATGATTCTTCCTCAACCACATAACAAGGTAAGccattccatcccctcaacactctttgtgtgaagaagagtctccttcagcaacatgactaggtaacccattccatcccctcaccactctatgtgaacaagtgtctccttccctctgtcctaagtctgtctccacttaatttccaactgtcctctggtcctggtttctgtactaaCCCAGCTATTGACTTCAGTTGCAAATAAAGAACCAATCGCTTGTATATTCTTATTGACCTTGCCAGGCTTTCTCTTTTGCCACTCCTTTATCAGGTCCATCCCATCACCTCGAGTCCCCTGCGATGCCACGTCAGTCGGATACTCCGGGTCCTTGGTGCCCATGGGGGTCATGTACTTCCGACCACCTCCGATGATCACCTAGGGAATCCCAAGGCAAGAAATGGAAAAAACAACATTGGGAAGACAAGCTCTAGAGctggggtctccaaccctggtcctggagagtcccTATCCAGCACGTTTTATAGTTATCTTTACATCATctgtggctaaagatctggaataCATGTTATTCttaactaattaagccaataattgggtcaattaagtaacagagattggttgaaaagAAATCAGAAGCTCCATTTgctctccaggatcagggttggagaCACCTggaagtcttgtttccatcctCCCCCCTCTACCAGGCTTGCTAACTCACGTCAATGTCGGTGTTGAAGATGAGCTGGTAGGCGATGTCCCGGCACCCTGCCTTCTTGGCACTCAAGGGCATGTCGCTGTCCGAGTACCACGTGCGACTGGCGCTGTGTGCGTAGGCAGTGGCGGGCGTGGCGTGCTGCACCCGCGTGGTGGTCACGATCCCCACAGACTTGCCTGCCAGGAGAAACAGACATGTTTATAGAGAGATCTATTATATTGCAATGCATTGGACACCCTCAATATGtcaagtttgtgtttgtttattaatgtactGATATGCTCATGTTTGTGTGCAGTTCTGCCTCAATGTAAGATGTATGGTTCAGCAGCATCTGCTTCTGCTACAACCTCTGAAAGGGTTTATTCAGGATAACAAAGCATAAGAGAGGCAACATGCCCCAGTATCAAAATGTTCTAACCCTCTggatccaaaaaaaataaaaaaataaaaaaacaaaacgttaatcTCTCAGGGCAAATGCCCACATCAGTTAAGAATTTTCCACTCTGCGTGTAACACCAGGGCAAGAGTTCAGTCTAAACTCAAAGTCCAACGGAATAAGATTATGTGAGCAGGGCAAAGTCTGGGCAAGCAGGGTAGTGTCTGGGTGCTATGAGGGAGGCACAAGAAGAAACAGGCTGGTTTGCACAAGCAGTTCCGGTGCTTTTATCTGCAGCTCACACTCCAATCTGCTCATCCTCCAGTCTCCATGCACATGTACAGCAGTGGTGCTGGATGCCCAGGAAGGCTTCCCTGTGTGAGGGTGCAGTGGTGCTTGATGCTCAGGAAGGCTTCTCTGTGAACACACACCTGCCTCTTTGGACCACCTGAGGATGGAGGTGACCTCATTGCCCTGCTGTGAACTGCAGACCCCGTTGCGGCCGGCCGCGCTGATCCCCACCGTGTTCAAGTTGGTCTTCACTCCGCAGAGCATCGCCGTTGCTGTGCTCGAGCTGTCTGGGATCTGGAAGTCTACACTGTACGTCTGGAATAGAAAACAATGACCACTGTACCCCTCGTACACAATACAGGCACCACAATTCATAATGCTACTAGAAACATTTCTAGAATTCAGAAGAAGGAAACCATACTTTTCATAACATCTATTTCAtatgaaacatttaatttaaaatcatcaCCCTAGAACATTGAAACAGCTAATACAACaaccctaacacacacacacacacacacatatatatatatatctcacagaGCATGTGGTAAATATTTTTTAGAATAATGCATTCAGCCCTGATATTATGGATGCAACTGTTGTCTTTCATAAGTATGAAAACAACAGAATGGCAGATCGGCAACAACGGAGATTCTAGTCATTACTACATTATCATTTCATGAGCATCATCTCCCTTTCATCTCTCTGGATGAgggtactgggggggggggggggggggggggggggggggggggcttcttgATGAGCCTCTGTACATTCTCACATGCTGCTCCACTGTGTTTGATCAGCAGCTGTATCTGGAGCGGGTCAGGCTGCAAACCAGAGCTGGAGCCAAGAGGAGCTCCAAGTGGCCTGTCTGGAAAGGCATTGTAACCAGAGTGTGTGCCTCTCATTTACCCCATCACTGCTCCATATGGAGAGCCATGTTTCTTAAGCCTTATTGAGACCTGCCTGGATTTAACACTGCAGATGATGTTAAAGAACCTGAAATGAAGCTCTGCCCCAGCTGTGCAGGAAAGCACCTGGTCAAGATGGTCTGGGCCTCTCCCCATGGACAGGGCAGTGTGAAGCCCTGTGCCTCTCCCCTTGGACAGGGCAGCGTGAAGCCCTGTGCCCCTCCCCTTGGACAGGGCAGTGTGAAGCCCTGTGCCTCTCTCCTTGGACAGGGCAGTGTGATGTCCTGTAACTCTCACCTTGGACAGGGCAGTGTAAGGGAAGCTCTCCATGCTCAGGACAGTCTCCTCTCCACTCTGATTCTGCAGCTGGCCTTTGAGAATCCTCGCTGCCGTTACTGTAGCGATGTCCATCCCTGTGCCATAGCAGAAGGAAATGAACATTCCGGTTTTGATTCCCCGACAGGCTGTATTGGTCACTGCGGCACCCCTTGTTTGCAAAGCTTTGTAAAAGGTGGACATGATCTGCAGTAAACTTGTCTGGATTAGGTGCATCAGCATTTCACAGAAAGACCGCCCCCAGGGTTGCCTAACAGTTCTAATGAACGACTGGGGTGTGGTTGGCTCTGGTCTTGCTGGAGGCTGCCAGGGCGAGTACACTCACCGTCTCCCAGGAAGAAGACGATGTTCTTGGCCACGTTGGTGTTGTGCCGCAGGTTCAGAGCTCTACGAAGGGTGTCCTGGGCTCGAGTCCTCCAGAACCTTGGGTCCTCTTCATTCTCTAGAAAACAAATTTCAAATAGAAACTAAAGCTCTCCAACAGGAATGCTATGAAGATCCAGGGAGACCCCAACACACACTGTtctttattattcattattacacCCACATATTAGAAAGACAGAAACATTCTCCATTGAACACCACTGTCTGGAAAACACACAGCGGGACTGCTTCTATAGGCCTGCCCTCAGAGGCACAACTGCAGTTACTGAATACCAGGTGTCAATTTAGCTGCTGTTGACAAAGCCATTAGGAAGTTGATAAAGAATGCAGCTCAGCGCTCTCGTGTATTTTGTCTCTTATTCAAGAGCATCGCTGTACCACCACTAGAAGACAAGCCCCCTTTTCATTGTTCTGCAACATGTCCATCGACACATCAGAGTGCAGCATTTACACACATTCAGCATAACCTGGACCATACCTAGCAGTCACAGACACTCCCAACACCGACAATGAAACAAACGGATTTACATTCACACATCCATAAGCACCTTGTTTAAATAGGGTTTACACCCATCACCATTCTTCCTGCACCTCCTGAACAACCACAAGACCAATCGAGCAGTAACTCTTTACAGTCGACGGCAGCCCAGTCCCAGCGGAAATGCAGCCATGGCATTGCAATGCCCAATGTATACGCGCTTCCAGCATTTCCGAAGTGTCAGAGAGAGATTACCTGGGACAGCAGCTGCTCCTGCACACCACAAAGCCGCCAGCAGGGAAAGACAGAAGAACTCCATGTCTCCAGAGTGCTGCTTGCCAGTGTGTCCTGCCCCGTGCCCTGCCCGCTCAGGTTTATATATCCACAGCTCAGCCGATTGCCAGCCTTGTAGACTTATCAGAGCCCAATAAAGAAGTTTACACACCTGATAACAGCACCAACCTTCTGCATGCTTTTCCACAATCACTCGGCACAGGACTCTGCCCTGGGGTGCAGTGTGCCAGACTTCAAGGTTCAGCACAGGAGGAGTGTTCTTTCAGAAGGATCACTCTAGGACCTGGACCGTGCATGTTTTCTGGATCGTCCGTTGTTTGCCATAAAAAATCTGTAGATGTGTGTGGGAGGGTTCCCAAAGACTTTGCTGCACCGCAAAActtgcaccatttaaaaaaaaaaagaaaaaacaaaacactttttgatttattggaaagaacatttaatgtgttttaatgagAACGGTTAAGCATGTGAGGAAGCTGTCCAATGAGAAACTGTAGaaatctaataataaaacaataaaacactttacagaaCAAGCAGGCTTGGTGTCAGATGAAGCAACACTAACGCATTcagaaacaacaaaagaaagGAGATTAATGAGTTTATTAGGTGTTTATGAAGGATTTCTAACTGTAgcactgttgtttgtttaataGTGATGGATGACACTAATAACCCCAATACAGAACTACAGTAAACAAGTGAATGAGTAACCCTGAGCCTTCTTTAAACTGAACACAGTGTACTAGAAACAAACTAGAAACACGTCACTTAATGTGAAGTACATGAGAATATACCTGCATGAACAGCCAAGGTCTAAATAACATACAACTTTagtacatatatatttatgtCAATTACAATGAGTGTGCATAGAATATGTATCTAACTTAAATAGAATCAATGTCTCTATTGTGTGCTTTAACTAAACATTCTACTGGAAAACGAGGAAGTAAAAAGACCGGAGGAGCGGAACGTTGCTGTGGTGATGTCACAATGCCATTGCgcagtacagcagcagcagcaggactcTGGGGCCAGGCGCTGAGAGGTTGGGAGCTGCCCTGGAGGTTGGCTTCATGGCGGTGGAGGTCTGGTTGCAGCGGGAGGCAAAGGGCCCCAGGCAGGCAGCATATGCCATGGCATGGGCAATAAAGGTGTCCTCGTTGGTGCCTTTGAAGAGGTGAGACCAGGGACCACGGGCAAAGACCGGCACATCCTCCCCGGCATGAGTCTCCTGGGTCAGGGGTACCGCGCTCTGTTGCATGTAGTCCTTATTGTCTGAAAACAAGCCATTAGAGAACTGCACTGTAATACACAAATTCAGGGTATGACTGGGTTATCACACTCGCTATATACAGAGCAGCTGTGTCAGTGTCCTGTGAGCAGGGTGTTACACTGCAGAGCAGCTGTGTCAGTGTCCTGTGAGCAGGGTGTTACACTGCAGAGCAGCTGTGTCAGTGTCCTGTGAGCAGGGTGTTACACTGCAGAGCAGCTGTGTCAGTGTCCTGTGAGCAGGGTGTTACACTGCAGAGCAGCTGTGTCAGTGTCCTGTGAGCAGGGTGTTACACTGCAGAGCAGCTGTGTCAGTGTCCTGTGAGCAGGGTGTTACACTGCAGAGCAGCTGTGTCAGTGTCCTGTGAGCAGGGTGTTATACTGCAGAGCAGCTGTGTCAGTGTCCTGTGAGCAGGGTGTTACTGGGTGCAGAGCAGCTGTGTCAGTGTCCTGTGAGCAGGGTGTTACACTGCAGAGCAGCTGTGTCAGTGTCCTGTGAGCAGGGTGTTACAATGCAGAGCAGCTGTGTCAGTGTCCTGTGAGCAGGGTGTTACTGGGTGCAGAGCAGGCCTGTCTTCCAAACAGGGCACATTTAAGTCAGAATGTCCCTGAAAAGCCATCCAGTTAAAGCAAACTGTTAGAGATGTTTCTGTGGGACTAGAACCTTGTTTTTGTGCCCTCCAATTCTGAAacagtacaaagaaaagaaatgtacattgtgtatataaaaaatgactttttgcagaagtgcaataaataaataaatacataaataaaataaatacttcttatTTATGAATGTTGCAATGAGAAGAGGCATTATTCAAGCGATACTGAAGTTACACTATTGTTAAAGGAATCAGATCCTCTGCTGACCCTGGCACTCCTACATGGGTGAATGCTGTTGTGTTGTATCAGTTAAATTGCCCATGTTGTATTTCTACTCAATAAAGACTGAAATGAATGGAGAGCAGGAAGCCCTGTGCTCACAGGTGCTGTCGTTGCGTGGATCGGCTCGGCTCCCGCTGGCTAAGCGATATCCTGGTCCGTTAGCGTAGAGCAGAGAGGTGTAGTGCA
Coding sequences within it:
- the alp3 gene encoding alkaline phosphatase, tissue-nonspecific isozyme, producing the protein MDIATVTAARILKGQLQNQSGEETVLSMESFPYTALSKTYSVDFQIPDSSSTATAMLCGVKTNLNTVGISAAGRNGVCSSQQGNEVTSILRWSKEAGKSVGIVTTTRVQHATPATAYAHSASRTWYSDSDMPLSAKKAGCRDIAYQLIFNTDIDVIIGGGRKYMTPMGTKDPEYPTDVASQGTRGDGMDLIKEWQKRKPGKVAHYVWNKKEFDDVDTNTTDYLLALFEPGDLRFELEREPTTDPSLVEMAEKAIRILQKNPNGFFLLVEGGKIDQGHHASRAAMALHETVMLDKAVERALELTAEEDTLTIVTADHSHSFTFNGFPFRGNPILGKSPVYGKDFLPYTTLLYGNGPGFKIINNARPDIRKVDTASKDYVQQSSVLLDKETHGGEDVAIFARGPMAHLFHGVQEQNYIAHAMAYAACVGENQDHCAKPSASANDSPGNAAAEQSASLSAQLAGFLLITCLLH